The following proteins are encoded in a genomic region of Fervidobacterium pennivorans DSM 9078:
- a CDS encoding TetR/AcrR family transcriptional regulator translates to MSSRSQETRKKILEAARKLFAEKGYDGVSMEDIAQASGVRKSLIYYYFESKEVLFEEVWIGVIEELEKELFPEVENEKSIAGAIKKLIKKYVEFTLNKSELSKLIARERMNILENGESLSRAKGKYVSLLNKLEKIFEKGKQEDVLNDIEPSTATEIISTVDSIPRKSLIKSVEEFLLKVILKEKVEH, encoded by the coding sequence TTGAGTAGTCGTTCGCAGGAAACTAGAAAGAAAATCTTAGAAGCTGCAAGGAAATTGTTTGCTGAAAAAGGATACGATGGTGTTAGTATGGAGGACATTGCGCAGGCCTCTGGCGTGCGCAAGTCCCTTATTTATTATTACTTTGAGAGCAAAGAAGTTTTGTTTGAAGAGGTTTGGATAGGAGTTATTGAGGAACTTGAGAAAGAATTGTTCCCCGAAGTTGAAAATGAAAAAAGTATAGCCGGAGCAATAAAGAAACTAATCAAGAAATACGTTGAGTTTACGCTAAATAAATCGGAGCTGAGTAAGTTAATTGCACGCGAACGAATGAATATTCTGGAAAACGGGGAAAGTTTATCAAGAGCAAAGGGTAAATATGTCAGTTTACTTAATAAATTAGAGAAGATTTTTGAAAAAGGTAAGCAAGAGGATGTCTTGAACGATATTGAACCTTCCACAGCAACTGAGATTATCTCAACGGTTGATTCTATTCCTCGTAAAAGCCTTATTAAAAGTGTTGAAGAATTTCTGCTGAAAGTTATTCTCAAAGAAAAGGTAGAGCACTAA
- a CDS encoding MFS transporter produces the protein MDNELPQKRKALYFVILMGLVSLFSDITYEGARSLVGPYLGLLGASAVVVSSIAGFGELLGYTLRFLTGRLVDKTRKYWFFAILGYSMNLFVIPALALTKHWYAAAVLIILERVGKALRKPAKDTITSFAGSQLGYGTTFAIEEFMDQIGATIGPLIMSVTIAQNIKLQTVDAYRKAFGFLLFPALITIGIITVARILVPEPDKMEKNQSKARNVKFDKAFYLYLISISLIAFGFADFALIGYHVQSNKILSPVLIPVAYMIAMIVDAFASLIFGRLFDKFGIVIMAFASFITSFYAFFSFGMSKEAVFLGSVLWGIGMGANESIMKATVAKLVSSEIRGTAYGFFNAIFGVAWFIGSAVLGILYAINRFYLIYLALFTQLLAAVLLLYLSIMIKKQTTV, from the coding sequence ATGGATAACGAACTTCCTCAAAAAAGGAAAGCCCTTTACTTTGTAATTTTGATGGGATTAGTAAGTTTATTTAGCGATATTACTTACGAAGGCGCAAGGAGTTTGGTAGGTCCTTATCTTGGCTTGCTCGGAGCGTCCGCCGTTGTTGTGAGTAGTATTGCAGGATTTGGTGAACTTTTAGGGTATACTCTAAGGTTTTTAACTGGAAGATTAGTTGATAAGACACGTAAGTACTGGTTTTTTGCAATACTAGGTTATTCAATGAACTTGTTTGTAATTCCAGCATTAGCTTTGACAAAGCATTGGTATGCAGCTGCCGTTTTAATTATTTTAGAACGCGTAGGAAAGGCTTTGAGAAAACCTGCAAAAGATACTATTACATCTTTTGCAGGAAGCCAACTTGGTTATGGAACAACCTTCGCTATAGAAGAATTCATGGACCAAATCGGTGCGACCATTGGTCCATTAATTATGAGTGTAACAATTGCACAGAACATAAAACTTCAAACTGTAGATGCTTATCGTAAAGCCTTTGGTTTTCTGTTATTTCCAGCTTTGATAACTATAGGAATTATTACGGTGGCAAGGATTCTGGTACCTGAACCGGATAAAATGGAAAAAAACCAGTCCAAGGCAAGGAATGTCAAGTTTGACAAAGCTTTTTATTTATACCTTATCTCAATTTCTCTCATCGCTTTTGGTTTCGCCGATTTTGCGCTAATTGGCTACCATGTTCAGAGCAACAAAATATTATCTCCCGTGCTAATTCCTGTAGCGTACATGATTGCCATGATTGTAGATGCTTTCGCAAGTTTAATATTTGGTAGACTTTTTGATAAATTTGGAATAGTAATCATGGCTTTTGCATCGTTTATTACCTCATTTTACGCGTTTTTCTCGTTTGGAATGTCAAAAGAAGCGGTATTTTTAGGTTCCGTGCTTTGGGGTATTGGCATGGGAGCAAATGAATCAATAATGAAAGCTACAGTAGCTAAGCTTGTGAGTTCGGAAATTAGAGGAACGGCATACGGGTTCTTCAACGCTATTTTTGGCGTAGCCTGGTTTATAGGAAGTGCTGTGCTTGGGATTTTATACGCCATCAACAGGTTTTATCTTATATATCTTGCCCTCTTTACACAGTTGCTCGCAGCTGTTTTGCTATTATATTTGTCGATTATGATTAAAAAACAGACCACAGTATAG
- a CDS encoding radical SAM protein, producing the protein MPVGGLKGMVYHQAGKLVASVVRKADTQTFAKLLFTVSAFSKEPAKSGLKKLGLMAQEEHPMIKKWIEIFQKSSPKAVEKIINNLIINEFAIGEPLRQKLMHEHKVVLPKLGVISPTYACNLNCVGCYAGLYGRKYELTKDEVRSVLKQGEELGIYFWVITGGEPFYWPHLMEILEEFSEHYFMIYSNGILITEEKAKKLAELGNATISISVEGFENETDWRRGHGVFRAILNTWDRLRRYGVPFGASVTATRMNHDIIMKDEFWDFLEENGVEYVWIYQFMPVGQDPVMDLVPTPQQRYERFFKTEQMRLSGRFAFVADFWNHGFLTHGCLSAGAKYFHVNAKGYVEPCVFQQFAVDSIREKTLLEIFKSPFFEAYKRAIPFSNNLFRPCPIIDNPKVFRAMVKNFNAIPQHEGSEKTITELAPELDKLAEEWKKYADKLWYEYGYVERYPVNRGIYNYETRMKRYANKEEALKVDKKMAL; encoded by the coding sequence ATGCCAGTTGGTGGTTTGAAAGGTATGGTTTATCATCAAGCCGGTAAGTTAGTAGCCAGTGTTGTAAGAAAAGCGGATACTCAAACGTTTGCCAAGCTTTTGTTCACGGTGTCGGCATTTAGTAAAGAGCCAGCAAAGAGTGGTTTGAAGAAACTTGGATTGATGGCTCAAGAGGAACACCCAATGATTAAAAAGTGGATTGAGATTTTCCAGAAATCTTCTCCTAAGGCTGTTGAAAAAATTATAAATAACCTTATCATCAATGAATTTGCTATTGGTGAACCTCTCAGGCAAAAACTCATGCACGAACACAAAGTCGTTCTTCCAAAACTCGGAGTTATAAGCCCAACCTATGCATGTAACCTTAACTGTGTAGGATGTTACGCTGGATTGTACGGAAGAAAGTATGAGCTTACAAAAGATGAAGTTCGAAGTGTTTTAAAACAAGGAGAAGAACTCGGAATTTACTTCTGGGTTATTACCGGTGGAGAACCTTTCTACTGGCCACATCTCATGGAGATATTGGAGGAATTTAGCGAGCACTACTTCATGATTTACTCCAATGGAATTTTGATAACAGAAGAGAAAGCTAAAAAACTTGCAGAACTTGGAAACGCGACAATATCTATATCCGTGGAAGGGTTCGAAAATGAAACGGATTGGAGAAGAGGGCACGGAGTTTTCAGAGCAATTCTTAATACATGGGATAGATTGAGAAGATACGGAGTTCCATTTGGAGCAAGTGTTACGGCCACACGAATGAACCACGATATCATTATGAAAGATGAATTCTGGGACTTTCTTGAAGAAAACGGTGTGGAATATGTGTGGATTTATCAATTCATGCCTGTTGGTCAAGACCCTGTTATGGACCTTGTTCCAACCCCGCAGCAAAGGTATGAAAGGTTCTTTAAGACTGAACAAATGAGGCTGAGCGGAAGGTTCGCATTTGTTGCAGACTTCTGGAACCACGGATTCTTAACACACGGTTGTCTCTCAGCAGGTGCAAAGTATTTCCACGTGAACGCAAAAGGATATGTTGAACCATGTGTATTCCAACAGTTTGCAGTGGACAGCATTAGGGAAAAGACATTGCTTGAGATATTTAAGTCACCGTTCTTTGAAGCTTATAAGAGGGCAATTCCATTCTCCAACAATCTTTTCAGACCATGTCCAATTATCGATAATCCAAAGGTTTTCAGAGCGATGGTTAAGAATTTCAACGCAATTCCACAGCACGAAGGTTCTGAAAAGACAATTACAGAGCTTGCTCCGGAGCTTGATAAACTCGCAGAAGAATGGAAAAAGTATGCTGATAAGCTCTGGTACGAATACGGATACGTGGAAAGATACCCAGTTAACAGGGGTATTTACAACTACGAAACGAGGATGAAGAGATACGCCAACAAAGAAGAAGCGCTGAAAGTTGATAAGAAGATGGCTTTATAA
- the rpmE gene encoding 50S ribosomal protein L31, whose translation MRKGIHPEMRLLTVKCACGAEHKIWTTKEQLKVDVCSNCHPLYKGSGGVGLIVDTEGRVQKFKKKYEGKY comes from the coding sequence TTGAGAAAGGGTATCCACCCAGAGATGAGGCTATTAACAGTTAAGTGTGCATGTGGTGCGGAGCACAAGATTTGGACAACAAAAGAACAACTCAAAGTTGACGTATGTTCAAATTGCCATCCACTATACAAAGGAAGTGGAGGTGTTGGATTAATAGTCGACACTGAAGGTCGTGTTCAGAAATTCAAGAAAAAGTACGAAGGCAAGTATTGA
- a CDS encoding type II toxin-antitoxin system Phd/YefM family antitoxin — protein sequence MRVKQDFYSLAEAKAKFSKVVDDALSKDIIITRNGKPAVVVVSYDKYTKIMDFVDKVWELYLLDLGDLSVFKELKLEEIFEIEEIEDTERHQKEEEV from the coding sequence ATGAGAGTGAAACAGGATTTTTACTCACTAGCAGAGGCAAAAGCGAAGTTTTCAAAAGTGGTTGATGATGCTCTTTCAAAGGATATAATAATCACCAGGAATGGGAAACCGGCGGTTGTAGTTGTATCTTACGATAAGTACACAAAGATAATGGACTTTGTTGACAAAGTCTGGGAGCTGTACTTGCTTGACCTCGGTGACCTTTCAGTGTTTAAAGAACTGAAATTGGAAGAAATCTTCGAAATTGAAGAAATAGAAGATACCGAAAGACATCAAAAAGAAGAGGAGGTATAA
- a CDS encoding 16S rRNA (uracil(1498)-N(3))-methyltransferase — protein sequence MPNLYFCIPKDDAVYFDEHEVTHMKVMRLKEGEIIEATDGNGGKYKVVVKKIDKYSAVGSVISYEFVESPEGRLVLFAPSGRWERLRWTIEKAVELGVDEIYVFNNERASRHYEDKQEKLELVVREAAKQCVRYNFPVIKPIEFLDIFSLAPESTYILDFKGRKIPKRISKNVGIIAGPEGGFSQKELLLLKKRFRSICLGKKILRFETAIILATGVFSMKLGKI from the coding sequence TTGCCGAATTTGTATTTTTGCATTCCAAAAGATGATGCTGTTTATTTCGATGAGCATGAGGTAACTCACATGAAAGTGATGAGACTGAAAGAAGGAGAAATCATAGAAGCCACCGACGGAAATGGTGGGAAATACAAAGTTGTGGTTAAAAAAATAGATAAATATTCAGCAGTTGGTAGTGTGATAAGCTACGAGTTCGTTGAAAGTCCTGAAGGAAGGCTTGTGCTTTTCGCACCGTCTGGTCGCTGGGAACGACTAAGGTGGACAATTGAAAAAGCAGTCGAATTAGGCGTTGATGAAATTTATGTTTTCAATAACGAGCGTGCTTCAAGACACTACGAAGACAAACAAGAGAAGCTTGAACTTGTTGTTAGAGAAGCTGCTAAGCAATGTGTTAGATACAACTTTCCTGTAATAAAACCTATAGAATTTTTAGACATTTTCTCTTTGGCACCGGAAAGCACATACATACTTGATTTTAAAGGAAGAAAAATACCAAAAAGGATATCAAAAAACGTTGGTATAATAGCAGGCCCTGAAGGTGGATTCAGCCAAAAAGAGCTTTTATTGCTGAAGAAACGATTCAGAAGCATCTGCCTTGGAAAAAAGATTTTGAGATTTGAAACCGCTATAATACTCGCAACAGGTGTTTTCAGTATGAAGTTGGGGAAAATATAA
- a CDS encoding ABC transporter ATP-binding protein yields MAQVDLEHVWKIYEGKVEAVKDATFTVEDKEFVVLLGPSGCGKTTTLRMIAGLEEITKGIIKIDGRVVNDVEPKDRDIAFVFQNYALYPHMTVYENMAFGLKLRKVPKDEIERRVREAARILEIEHLLDRKPRQLSGGQRQRVAVGRAIVRNPKVFLFDEPLSNLDAKLRVQMRSELKKLHMRLEATIVYVTHDQVEAMTMADKIVIMKDGVIQQIGSPYEVYNRPANIFVAGFIGSPSMNFIPGKIIRGEGGLWVKTSGLKLKVPTEYEDKLSKYIDKDIIFGIRPENIYDKMFAIAPKPENTAEVTVDVVEPLGSETLLHVIAGEDRLVARVNAKTQAKEGQKIDLVFDMSTMHVFDKETEKEILHW; encoded by the coding sequence ATGGCACAGGTTGACCTTGAACACGTGTGGAAGATTTACGAAGGAAAAGTGGAGGCAGTTAAAGACGCAACATTCACCGTAGAGGACAAAGAATTCGTTGTACTTCTTGGACCATCGGGTTGTGGAAAGACAACAACTCTAAGAATGATAGCCGGTCTTGAGGAAATTACAAAAGGTATTATCAAAATCGATGGAAGAGTTGTTAACGACGTTGAACCAAAAGACAGAGACATCGCTTTTGTGTTCCAAAACTACGCACTCTATCCCCATATGACGGTCTACGAAAACATGGCATTCGGTCTGAAACTTAGAAAAGTGCCAAAAGATGAGATTGAAAGACGTGTTAGAGAGGCAGCAAGGATTCTTGAAATTGAACATCTGCTCGATAGGAAACCAAGACAGCTTTCCGGTGGTCAGAGGCAGAGGGTTGCTGTTGGTAGGGCAATAGTTAGGAATCCTAAGGTTTTCTTGTTTGACGAACCTCTATCAAACCTCGACGCAAAGCTGCGTGTTCAAATGAGGTCAGAATTGAAAAAACTCCACATGCGACTTGAAGCCACTATAGTTTACGTTACACACGACCAAGTTGAAGCTATGACGATGGCGGATAAAATCGTCATAATGAAAGATGGAGTAATTCAACAAATAGGTTCACCATACGAAGTTTACAACAGACCTGCAAACATATTTGTTGCTGGTTTCATCGGCAGCCCATCGATGAACTTTATACCTGGAAAAATCATCCGCGGTGAAGGTGGTCTTTGGGTCAAGACAAGCGGACTGAAACTTAAAGTTCCAACGGAATACGAAGACAAGCTTTCAAAATACATCGACAAAGATATCATTTTCGGTATCAGACCAGAGAACATTTACGATAAAATGTTCGCAATCGCTCCAAAACCGGAAAACACCGCCGAAGTTACGGTAGATGTTGTCGAACCACTTGGAAGTGAAACACTCTTGCACGTGATCGCTGGCGAAGACAGACTTGTTGCAAGAGTTAATGCCAAAACGCAGGCAAAGGAAGGACAGAAAATAGACTTAGTTTTCGACATGAGCACTATGCATGTGTTTGACAAAGAAACCGAAAAAGAAATATTGCACTGGTAA
- a CDS encoding S1 RNA-binding domain-containing protein, giving the protein MEVGQVVKGKVTEVLKFGANVELENGEKGFIHISKISNQYVQKVEDFLKVGQEIEAKIIGKGKDGKWELSLKEETTKMSDAELKKEEFEKKLQKFLKDSQKTYSEYKKRLDKKQGVTKRR; this is encoded by the coding sequence ATGGAAGTTGGCCAAGTTGTAAAAGGCAAAGTAACAGAGGTACTCAAATTCGGAGCAAACGTTGAACTAGAAAACGGAGAAAAGGGGTTCATCCATATTTCAAAGATTTCTAACCAGTATGTACAGAAAGTCGAAGATTTTCTCAAAGTTGGTCAGGAGATTGAAGCAAAGATAATAGGAAAGGGTAAGGACGGCAAGTGGGAACTATCACTCAAAGAAGAAACAACAAAGATGAGTGACGCTGAACTGAAGAAAGAAGAGTTTGAAAAGAAACTCCAAAAGTTCTTAAAAGACAGCCAAAAGACTTACTCGGAATACAAAAAGAGACTTGACAAAAAACAGGGCGTAACGAAGAGAAGATAA
- a CDS encoding heme NO-binding domain-containing protein encodes MKSFVMNIWINTWKKLYGESVVNSLIEEFKVDTSKLIIPTLDVPDDLVFQFSKKLAQRVGKTYEELWEETGKNNVRSFSQFYPGYFKKDNCMSFLSAMDGVHRVLTRRISGAKPPRIIFNYIDPYTAIIRYQSHRDFRYYFLGLLKGASEFFNDPIEIEILDQGSSSSGSFVEVKVRSTKPYGKTISLKSYRALSLWTLKDFITTYTIIFPVFTFVATFLLTKFFGPLIGATLTSILALIGVMFGLKDFRKGLDGLKEISKVYKQKDFNTLVQIKGERNFEEVSKINSEAINELREFLVGIQGDTEELMNFSKKTLESSETVLEQIDTMKELSKQVADTAVQISNDAERISETVASNVDTITRTINEQNQIIHDLNLAVEKIINAAKSVEHSANGMKTMSSDFETIASESEQLRNQASAIMEIASTVMSIAEQTNLLALNAAIEAARSGEAGRGFAVVADEIRKLAEESKASAVKISQFLSSVSNGIDRLSQSIIKGYEELKAQSQILAQSATESKESSNIISQITQQLNSLVSTLNSETEKLESITTSIQNLLAISEESSATAEEISASIQRFLDEINNVFANVKQTINLLNMIQDNFKDIKI; translated from the coding sequence ATGAAAAGCTTCGTGATGAATATTTGGATAAACACTTGGAAAAAATTGTACGGTGAGAGTGTTGTCAATTCGCTAATCGAAGAGTTCAAAGTTGACACTTCGAAACTCATCATCCCAACACTGGACGTTCCTGATGATTTGGTCTTTCAGTTCTCTAAGAAATTAGCGCAAAGAGTTGGAAAAACATACGAAGAACTTTGGGAAGAGACCGGAAAAAACAATGTCAGGTCATTTTCGCAATTTTACCCAGGATACTTCAAAAAGGACAACTGCATGTCGTTTCTAAGTGCAATGGATGGGGTTCATAGGGTTCTTACAAGAAGGATTTCCGGTGCAAAACCACCAAGGATAATTTTCAATTATATAGACCCATATACGGCAATTATTAGATATCAATCCCACAGAGATTTCAGATATTACTTTTTGGGACTGCTCAAAGGTGCATCTGAGTTTTTCAATGACCCGATTGAAATAGAAATACTTGACCAGGGTTCTTCATCTTCGGGAAGCTTCGTCGAAGTAAAGGTCCGCTCAACGAAACCGTACGGTAAGACTATAAGCTTGAAAAGCTACCGAGCTTTGAGTTTGTGGACTTTAAAAGACTTCATTACAACCTATACAATAATATTCCCTGTATTTACATTCGTCGCCACTTTCCTTTTGACCAAATTCTTCGGACCACTTATTGGAGCAACTTTAACTTCGATACTTGCACTCATTGGCGTTATGTTTGGATTGAAAGATTTCAGAAAAGGTCTTGATGGACTAAAAGAGATTAGCAAAGTTTACAAACAAAAAGATTTTAATACTCTGGTACAAATAAAAGGTGAAAGAAACTTCGAAGAAGTCTCTAAAATTAATTCAGAGGCCATCAATGAGCTTAGAGAATTCTTAGTAGGCATCCAGGGAGACACAGAAGAACTTATGAACTTCTCCAAGAAAACCTTAGAATCTTCGGAAACGGTACTTGAACAAATCGATACCATGAAGGAACTATCAAAACAAGTTGCTGATACTGCCGTTCAAATTAGTAACGATGCTGAAAGAATTTCGGAAACCGTGGCGTCAAACGTTGATACAATTACACGAACGATAAACGAGCAAAATCAAATTATTCACGATTTAAACTTAGCTGTTGAGAAAATAATTAACGCTGCAAAGAGTGTAGAACACTCAGCAAATGGTATGAAGACTATGAGCAGTGATTTTGAAACTATAGCAAGTGAAAGCGAGCAACTAAGAAATCAAGCAAGCGCAATTATGGAAATCGCAAGCACTGTTATGAGTATCGCCGAACAGACAAACTTACTAGCTCTGAACGCCGCGATAGAAGCAGCAAGAAGTGGAGAAGCAGGAAGAGGCTTTGCTGTAGTCGCAGACGAAATAAGGAAACTTGCTGAGGAAAGTAAAGCTTCCGCTGTGAAAATCTCTCAATTTTTGTCCTCGGTTTCCAATGGAATTGATAGACTCAGTCAGAGTATAATCAAAGGATACGAAGAATTGAAAGCACAATCGCAAATACTTGCCCAAAGTGCTACTGAAAGCAAGGAGTCCAGTAACATCATCTCACAAATTACGCAACAACTCAATTCTTTGGTATCAACTCTAAACTCAGAAACTGAGAAACTCGAAAGCATAACAACAAGTATCCAAAATCTACTTGCTATTTCGGAAGAAAGTTCAGCTACTGCCGAAGAAATCAGTGCATCGATTCAGCGGTTCCTAGATGAAATAAACAATGTCTTTGCAAATGTGAAACAGACCATCAATCTTTTAAACATGATACAAGATAATTTCAAAGACATAAAAATATAA
- a CDS encoding GGDEF domain-containing protein: MVRLKEYISYYFKPFFLATSLFFLLLLSFQYSLIVDGTEIYGWKVLKDENNIFTESTLPKRFYKTLRKPSTVVVRALVNHKAQEERTTRYLYIPQIDTSYFVVKVDGKVIGSFGFSEDRTGHVWYQPFLFQIPEDFKTIEFEISGVYEIGIDFPVKIVNGSQRTKYAILHFLTVIIVPLSAGLILTLSIILYLLSKTTSDIKRKIYLSLSIASFLGHLWMFDLLPFPTLGTLHSFLILRKIFTASAYLGFAFLIKGIVNQYFDKVRFADKLMMILNLLAALSISLAPSNYHLKILTNNIAFLLFVNAFYLISVAVKTYSPTIFGFVLFFVLTIIHDGAVLFFSTNMKLLSHFGIIALFFGFSYIIVTEYRDMTVRITTTYLKSIMDPLTGAYNRGILSELRLSPKDTIVYVDMDKFKMINDNYGHEIGDEILKLLVRTIKNNVRTSDCIVRMGGDEFLVVLKDCPVSKAKQIFSKVQNEFTNSHELRPVFSFGASQYNGSLSDTIRAVDKLMYEMKAQKSGHKI, translated from the coding sequence GTGGTAAGATTGAAGGAATACATCAGTTATTACTTTAAACCATTCTTTCTTGCAACATCGTTGTTTTTCTTATTACTTTTAAGCTTTCAATATTCATTAATTGTCGATGGTACAGAGATATATGGATGGAAAGTGCTCAAGGATGAAAATAATATCTTCACAGAGAGCACACTGCCAAAAAGGTTCTACAAGACTTTAAGGAAGCCTTCCACAGTGGTTGTAAGAGCTTTGGTAAATCATAAAGCACAAGAAGAGAGGACAACAAGATATTTATATATACCACAGATAGATACGTCATATTTTGTTGTAAAAGTAGATGGCAAAGTAATAGGTAGTTTTGGATTCTCGGAAGATAGAACCGGACATGTGTGGTATCAGCCTTTTTTATTCCAGATTCCAGAAGATTTCAAAACCATCGAATTTGAGATATCAGGAGTCTATGAAATAGGAATCGACTTTCCAGTCAAAATCGTAAACGGTTCTCAACGCACCAAATATGCTATACTCCATTTTTTGACAGTCATTATCGTTCCACTTTCAGCGGGATTGATTCTTACGCTATCTATAATACTGTACCTTCTTTCTAAGACAACGAGCGATATCAAACGGAAAATTTACTTGTCACTATCAATAGCAAGCTTCCTTGGACACTTGTGGATGTTCGATTTATTGCCATTTCCAACACTTGGAACCTTACACTCGTTTCTAATACTAAGGAAGATATTTACTGCAAGTGCCTATTTAGGTTTTGCTTTCCTGATAAAGGGGATAGTTAACCAATATTTCGATAAGGTTAGATTTGCCGATAAATTAATGATGATTCTCAATCTCTTGGCTGCTCTTTCTATTTCGTTAGCACCTTCAAATTACCATTTGAAGATACTTACAAACAATATCGCATTCCTTCTTTTTGTAAACGCATTTTATCTTATATCCGTTGCAGTAAAGACCTATTCTCCTACAATCTTTGGGTTTGTGCTCTTCTTCGTACTCACAATAATTCACGATGGTGCAGTGCTTTTCTTTTCAACGAACATGAAATTGCTTTCCCATTTTGGTATAATAGCACTCTTCTTCGGCTTTTCTTACATAATTGTCACTGAATATAGGGATATGACTGTAAGGATTACTACAACATATTTGAAAAGCATCATGGACCCTCTTACTGGTGCATACAACAGGGGTATTTTGAGCGAACTAAGACTCTCACCTAAAGATACCATTGTTTATGTAGACATGGACAAATTCAAAATGATTAACGACAACTACGGACATGAAATTGGAGATGAAATTTTGAAACTGCTAGTAAGAACTATCAAGAACAACGTTAGGACCAGTGACTGTATTGTAAGAATGGGAGGAGATGAATTCTTAGTTGTGTTAAAAGATTGTCCAGTAAGCAAGGCGAAGCAAATATTTTCCAAAGTACAAAACGAATTCACCAACTCTCATGAACTTAGACCTGTTTTTTCTTTCGGTGCTTCACAATATAATGGTAGTTTAAGTGACACAATTAGAGCTGTGGACAAACTCATGTATGAAATGAAGGCTCAAAAATCTGGTCACAAAATATAA
- a CDS encoding ROK family transcriptional regulator gives MAKKLNPVSMKKENKRIILRYLMEKGKASRAELSKETGLAQSAVWRLIGELEDNGLLEVVGISTHIGRSSVIYGPTKSFVTSIIFNVEIAETLVGVGYLDGSWEIVDSFDTQKDFEKFRNMVINSFEKITKEYPTRNHISKVVFSLPGIVNYENKTLICAPNLNWRNIDFGKEFMELGIEIFIENDANLSMLAERFFSPDVKNSKVAFFLYFGEGIGGALLVNGNIVRGRNSAAGEIGHVSFCEEELERYLSLMRLLETSENAIDKSGAKNNTLQEKFHYLKSLWSEGNEETKKALESYIKHLAITLKNIIYFINPDVIILGGLINDMHETFGNLIEEELYRVLDKTLFNTVIRDTIFEDVPPSLVGANVLVLEHFLRIL, from the coding sequence ATGGCGAAAAAGCTTAACCCAGTGTCTATGAAAAAAGAGAATAAAAGAATCATCCTTCGATATCTCATGGAAAAAGGAAAAGCGAGTCGTGCTGAGCTTTCTAAAGAAACGGGACTTGCCCAAAGTGCCGTTTGGAGATTGATAGGTGAATTAGAAGATAATGGATTGCTAGAAGTTGTTGGTATATCTACACATATTGGGAGAAGTTCGGTGATATACGGTCCAACCAAGTCATTTGTAACATCTATTATATTCAACGTAGAGATTGCTGAAACACTTGTTGGTGTTGGATATCTCGATGGTTCATGGGAAATCGTGGATAGTTTTGATACTCAAAAAGATTTCGAAAAGTTCAGAAATATGGTAATCAACTCTTTTGAAAAAATCACAAAAGAATACCCAACACGAAATCACATATCAAAGGTTGTATTTTCACTTCCTGGAATTGTGAACTACGAGAACAAAACACTTATATGTGCCCCTAATTTAAACTGGAGGAACATAGACTTTGGAAAAGAATTTATGGAGCTTGGGATAGAAATATTCATAGAAAACGATGCAAATCTCTCGATGCTTGCTGAACGCTTCTTTTCACCGGATGTGAAAAATTCAAAAGTAGCATTTTTTCTTTACTTCGGTGAAGGAATTGGCGGGGCACTTTTGGTAAACGGCAATATCGTTCGCGGTCGGAATTCTGCAGCAGGTGAGATTGGACACGTCTCATTCTGCGAAGAAGAACTTGAAAGGTATCTTTCACTCATGAGATTGCTAGAAACTTCCGAAAACGCGATAGACAAAAGTGGTGCGAAAAACAACACTCTTCAAGAAAAGTTTCATTATCTGAAATCACTCTGGAGTGAAGGTAATGAAGAAACAAAAAAAGCTTTAGAAAGCTATATCAAACATTTGGCTATTACTCTCAAAAACATTATCTATTTTATCAACCCCGATGTTATTATTCTCGGGGGTTTGATTAACGATATGCATGAGACATTTGGCAATCTTATCGAAGAAGAACTATACAGAGTTCTGGACAAGACTTTGTTTAACACCGTTATTAGAGACACAATTTTTGAAGATGTTCCACCATCTTTAGTTGGTGCCAACGTGCTTGTTCTTGAACATTTTTTGCGGATTTTATAA